The Macaca thibetana thibetana isolate TM-01 chromosome 19, ASM2454274v1, whole genome shotgun sequence genome has a segment encoding these proteins:
- the LOC126942749 gene encoding uncharacterized protein LOC126942749 has product MGVSVTSVVSEIQSGYVSLVVTYICARRPLSGPALPSWEAPGPWGSGVVRRPRFYGRRLSPVPAEEVTRRPGFRWRRLSPVLWEEVVRRPRFRRRRLRGAPGSGGGGCEASPVLVEEVVPGSGGGGYEAPRVPVEEVVPGSMGGGCEASPVLAEEVACVAHTASGSLCQRAHPAALGALGTPTLRVVCGLHSLSVQPQVCLLTGGPWGPALLPPTARHWGRRKRGFAGCPQRPSKEGLCAAPETFSSRLRILRMLGVCATACGP; this is encoded by the exons ATGGGGGTCTCAGTTACCTCTGTGGTCTCTGAAATTCAAAGCGGGTACGTTTCTCTAGTTGTTACTTATATCTGTGCTCGACGCCCACTCTCGGGTCCAGCTCTGCCCTCGTGGGAAGCCCCAGGGCCTTGGGGGAGTGGGGTTGTGAGGCGTCCCCGGTTCTATGGGAGGAGGTTGTCCCCGGTTCCGGCGGAGGAGGTTACGAGGCGCCCCGGGTTCCGGTGGAGGAG GTTGTCCCCGGTTCTATGGGAGGAGGTTGTGAGGCGTCCCCGGTTCCGGCGGAGGAGGTTACGAGGCGCCCCTGGTTCTGGCGGAGGAGGTTGTGAGGCGTCCCCGGTTCTGGTGGAGGAGGTTGTCCCTGGTTCCGGCGGAGGAG GTTACGAGGCGCCCCGGGTTCCGGTGGAGGAGGTTGTCCCCGGTTCTATGGGAGGAGGTTGTGAGGCGTCCCCGGTTCTGGCGGAGGAGGTTGCCTGTGTTGCCCACACAGCCTCAGGGTCCCTTTGCCAGAGGGCACATCCTGCCGCTTTAGGGGCTCTGGGGACCCCCACTCTTAGGGTGGTGTGTGGTCTCCACTCACTTTCTGTTCAGCCTCAGGTTTGTCTGCTCACGGGAGGGCCATGGGGCCCTGCTTTGCTGCCCCCCACCGCCAGACACTGGGGCAGACGGAAGAGGGGCTTCGCGGGATGTCCTCAGCGCCCCAGCAAGGAAGGGCTCTGTGCTGCCCCAGAAACGTTTTCTTCCCGACTCCGGATCCTGAGAATGCTGGGAGTGTGCGCCACAGCCTGCGGCCCCTGA